Proteins from a single region of Oreochromis niloticus isolate F11D_XX linkage group LG7, O_niloticus_UMD_NMBU, whole genome shotgun sequence:
- the xpo7 gene encoding exportin-7: MKWRKMADHVQGLAQLEILCKQLYETTDTAVRHQAEKALVEFTNSPDCLSKCQLLLERGSSSYSQLLAATCLSKLVSRTSNPLPLEQRIDIRNYVLNYLATRPKLAAFVTQALIQLYARITKLGWFDCQKDDYVFRNVIGDVTRFLQDSVEHCIIGVTILSQLTNEINQADTTHPLTKHRKIASSFRDSSLFDIFTLSCNLLKQASGKNLNLNDESQHGLLMQLLKLSYNCLNYDFIGTSTDESSDDLCTVQIPTSWRSAFLDSSTLQLFFNLYHSIPPSLSPLVLSCLVQIASVRRSLFNNAERAKFLSHLVDGVKRILANPQCLPDPNNYHEFCRLLARLKSNYQLGELVKVENYPEVIRLIANFTVTSLQHWEFAPNSVHYLLSLWQRLAASVPYVKATEPHLLETYTPEVTKAYITSRLESVHVILRDGLEDPLDDAGLVQQQLDQLSTIGRCEYEKTCALLVQLFDQAAQTYQELLQSTNSSAMDITVQEGRLTWLVYIIGAVIGGRVSFASTDEQDAMDGELVCRVLQLMNLTDSRLAQAGNERLELAMLSFFEQFRKIYIGDQVQKSSKLYRRLSEVLGLNDETMVLSVFIGKIITNLKYWGQCEPITSKTLQLLNDLSLGYSSVRKLVKLSAVQFMLNNHTSEHFSFLGVNNQSNLSDMRCRTTFYTALGRLLMVDLGEDEDQFEQFMLPLTAAFEAVAQMLSTNTFNEQEAKRTLVGLVRDLRGIAFAFNAKTSFMMLFDWIYPTYMPILQRAIELWYHDPACTTPVLKLMAELVHNRSQRLQFDVSSPNGILLFRETSKMITTYGNRILTLGEVPKDQVYGVKLKGVSVCFAMLKAVLSGNYVNFGVFRLYGDDALDNALQTFIKLLLSIPHSDLLDYPKLSQSFYSLLEVLTQDHMNFIASLEPHVVMYILSSISEGLTALDTMVCTGCCSSLDHIVTYLFKQLSRSTKKRPAPMATDDRFLHIMQQHPEMIQQMLSTVLNIIIFEDCRNQWSMSRPLLGLILLNEKYFADLRNSIVNSQPPEKQQAMHLCFENLMEGIERNLLTKNRDRFTQNLSVFRREVNDSMKNSTYGVNSNDMMS; this comes from the exons ATGAAATGGAGAAAAATGGCGGATCATGTGCAG GGCCTCGCCCAGCTGGAGATCCTGTGTAAGCAGCTGTACGAGACCACCGACACCGCCGTCCGACACCAGGCTGAGAAAGCTCTGGTGGAGTTCACCAACAGCCCCGACTGTCTCAGCAaatgtcagctgctgctggagaGAGGCAGT TCTTCATATTCTCAGCTGCTCGCAGCCACCTGTTTGTCAAAACTGGTTTCTCGGACCAGCAACCCTCTACCCCTCGAGCAACGCATCGATATCC ggaACTATGTGCTGAACTACCTGGCGACGCGGCCGAAGTTGGCGGCGTTTGTGACGCAGGCTCTGATCCAGCTGTACGCCAGGATCACCAAGCTGGGCTGGTTCGACTGTCAGAAAGACGACTACGTGTTCAGGAACGTGATCGGAGACGTGACACGTTTCCTGCAG GACAGCGTTGAACACTGCATCATAGGCGTCACCATCCTGTCCCAGCTGACCAATGAGATCAATCAG GCTGACACGACGCATCCTCTGACCAAACACAGGAAGATCGCCTCCTCGTTCAGAGACTCCTCGCTCTTCGACATTTTCACGCTTTCCTGCAACCTCCTCAAGCAG GCTTCAGGGAAGAACCTGAACCTGAACGATGAGTCCCAGCACGGCCTGCTGATGCAGCTCCTCAAGCTCAGCTACAATTGCCTCAACTACGACTTCATAGGAACCTCCACGGACGAGTCGTCGGACGACTTGTGCACCGTGCAGATCCCCACATCATGGAGATCAG CGTTCCTCGATTCCTCCACCCTGCAGCTTTTTTTCAATTTATATCATTCCATCCCTCCATCCCTCTCCCCGCTG GTGTTGTCGTGTCTAGTTCAGATCGCCTCAGTTCGGAGGTCTCTCTTCAACAATGCAGAGCGAGCAAAGTTTCTGTCACACCTGGTGGACGGAGTGAAGAGGATACTGGCAAACccacag tGTTTGCCCGATCCAAACAACTACCACGAGTTCTGTCGCCTGCTGGCGAGGCTGAAGAGTAACTACCAGCTGGGCGAGCTGGTCAAAGTGGAAAACTACCCCGAGGTCATCCGCCTCATCGCCAACTTCACCGTCACCAGTCTCCAG cacTGGGAGTTCGCCCCCAACAGTGTTCACTACCTGCTGAGCCTGTGGCAGCGCCTGGCGGCGTCAGTCCCTTACGTTAAAGCCACGGAGCCCCACCTGCTGGAGACGTACACTCCAGAGGTCACCAAGGCCTACATCACGTCCCGGCTCGAGTCGGTCCACGTCATCCTCAG GGACGGGCTGGAGGACCCTCTGGACGACGCCGGCCTCGttcagcagcagctggaccAGCTTTCCACCATCGGCCGCTGCGAGTACGAGAAGACGTGCGCGCTGCTTGTCCAGCTGTTCGACCAGGCGGCTCAGACCTACCAGGAGCTGCTGCAGTCCACTAACTCGAGCGCCATGGACATCACGGTGCAGGAGG GTCGGCTCACGTGGTTGGTTTACATAATCGGGGCAGTGATCGGAGGACGCGTGTCGTTCGCGAGCACAGACGAGCAGGATGCCATGGATGGAGAGTTAGTCTGTCG GGTGCTGCAGCTCATGAACCTGACGGACTCACGGCTAGCTCAAGCCGGGAATGAGAGGCTGGAGCTCGCCATGCTCAGTTTCTTTGAGCAGTTCAGAAAGATCTACATCGGTGACCAGGTGCAGAAATCATCAAAG CTTTATCGACGACTATCAGAAGTTTTGGGCTTGAATGACGAGACGATGGTACTGAGCGTCTTTATAGGGAAAAT TATCACAAACTTGAAGTACTGGGGCCAGTGTGAACCAATCACCTCCAAGACACTCCAGCTCCTGAACGACCTCTCCTTAGG GTACAGCAGCGTAAGGAAGCTGGTGAAGCTCAGTGCTGTCCAGTTCATGCTGAACAACCACACG AGCGAGCACTTCTCCTTCCTGGGAGTGAACAACCAGTCCAACCTGAGCGACATGAGGTGTCGGACCACCTTCTACACTGCACTAGGACGCCTGCTGATGGTCGATTTAG gtgaAGATGAGGACCAGTTCGAACAGTTCATGCTGCCTCTGACGGCGGCGTTTGAAGCAGTGGCTCAGATGCTGAGTACAAACACCTTTAACGAGCAGGAAGCCAAG AGGACTCTGGTGGGTTTGGTCCGGGACCTGCGAGGCATCGCGTTCGCCTTCAACGCCAAGACGAGCTTCATGATGCTGTTTGACTGGAT ATACCCAACCTACATGCCCATCCTGCAGCGGGCCATCGAGCTGTGGTACCACGACCCAGCATGCACCACGCCGGTCCTTAAGCTCATGGCAGAGCTCGTCCACAACAG atcACAGCGGCTTCAGTTTGACGTGTCGTCACCAAACGGCATCCTGCTGTTCAGAGAAACCAGCAAGATGATCACGACCTATG GGAATCGGATCCTGACACTGGGCGAGGTCCCGAAGGACCAAGTGTACGGGGTGAAGCTGAAGGGTGTCAGCGTGTGCTTTGCCATGCTGAAGGCGGTGCTCAGCGGGAACTACGTCAACTTCGGGGTCTTCCGTCTGTATGGCGACGACGCTCTGGACAACGCCTTACAGACCTTCATCAAACTACTGCTGTCCATCCCTCACAGTGACCTGCTG GACTACCCGAAGCTCAGTCAGTCCTTTTACTCTCTGCTGGAGGTGCTGACGCAGGACCACATGAACTTCATCGCAAGCCTGGAGCCTCACGTCGTCATGTACATCCTGTCCTCCATATCAGAAGGCCTCACGGCGCTCG ataCGATGGTGTGCACCGGCTGCTGTTCCAGCCTCGACCACATCGTCACCTACCTGTTCAAGCAGCTGTCACGCTCCACCAAGAAGCGTCCCGCTCCCATGGCGACAGACGACCGCTTCCTGCACATCATGCAGCAGCACCCGGAGATGATCCAGCAG ATGCTGTCCACCGTTCTGAACATCATCATCTTCGAGGACTGCAGGAACCAGTGGTCGATGTCGCGGCCACTCTTAGGGCTCATCCTGCTCAATGAGAAG TATTTCGCTGACTTGAGGAACAGCATCGTCAACAGCCAGCCGCCTGAGAAGCAGCAAGCCATGCACTTATGTTTCGAGAACTTGATGGAGGGAATCGAGAGAAATCTACTAACAAAGAACCGGGACAG GTTCACGCAGAACTTGTCGGTGTTCAGGAGGGAGGTAAACGACAGCATGAAGAACTCGACATACGGTGTCAACAGCAACGACATGATGAGCTGA